The sequence below is a genomic window from Actinomycetota bacterium.
TCCTCGCAGTTGCCGGTCCACTCCTCGGCGATCCCGACCCCGCCGGTGAAGCCGACCCGACCGTCGACGACCAGGATCTTTCGGTGGGTGCGGTTGTTCAGCTTGTGCAGGGTGTACCACTTAGGGGGCCGGAACCAGGCCACCCTGGCCCCGGCGTCCTTCAGCTGGTCGATCAGGGCCCGGTCCATCTTGGCCGCGCCGACCGCGTCCAGCAGGATGTTGACTTCGACCCCGGCGGCGGCCCGTTCGCCGAGCGCCTCGGCGAACTGTGGCGCGATGGAGCCGGTCCAGTAGACGTAGGTGGCGAAGTTGACCGTCTCCTTGGCCTGCTGGATCGCCTCCAGCATGGCCGGGAAGATCTCGTCGCCGTTGCGGAGCACGGTGACCCGGTTGCCCTGGCGTAGGGGGGCGATGGTGAGCGCCTCGACCAGGCGGGCGAAGTCGGCCGTGCCAGGTGTCGGAGGGTCTTGCAGCTCGTAACCCTTGGCGGCGGTGCGCCGGTACTGGGCCGCCTCAAAGGCGTAGACGCTGGCGAGCCCCAAGCCGCCCAGGATCGCGGCGTTGCGGATGGACCGGGCTGGTGGCACGGGACGGCCTCCTGGACAACAGGGGGTGGGATGGCCCCGCTGCCTTGCTCTACCTGCGTTCGATTGCAGACGATA
It includes:
- a CDS encoding phospholipase D-like domain-containing protein, whose protein sequence is MPPARSIRNAAILGGLGLASVYAFEAAQYRRTAAKGYELQDPPTPGTADFARLVEALTIAPLRQGNRVTVLRNGDEIFPAMLEAIQQAKETVNFATYVYWTGSIAPQFAEALGERAAAGVEVNILLDAVGAAKMDRALIDQLKDAGARVAWFRPPKWYTLHKLNNRTHRKILVVDGRVGFTGGVGIAEEWTGNCEDVEHWRDTHVRVEGPVVRDLLSGFVDNWAEATGCILSGRQHLPDVGGFDDGIQAQVTRSTAQKGSTDAEQLFYTAIACARERIWLTTAYFAPRQAFVDALCEAVGRRVDVRVLTNGPHTDKEVVRQAGRRCYEQLLACGGRIFEYQRTMLHAKVLLVDSHWVTVGSVNFDNRSF